In Fluviicola sp., the sequence GTTCCATTTCAAGGACCCATTTTCCGGGCTGTACATTCAGCGGAAAGAAAATATTCATTTTCGCTACCAGGTCACTTTCCACCTCAATGCGTTCCGTACGATCCAGCTTCTTGATCAACGACTGCGCAAATGCCGCTTTATTTTTCTTCGCGCGGAATTTATCGATCAGTTCCTGCGTGTGCTTAATTTCTTTATCCTGCTGTTTTTTTGCTTCCGCCAGGCGTTCCAGTTCCTCAGAGCGCAATTCTTTATACTTTGAGTAGGCATAAGGAAAATCCAGTATCTTCCCGAAAGAAATTTCCCAGGTACGGTTTGTGACATTATCCAGGAACAAGCGGTCGTGAGAAATTACGATCACAGCACCTTCAAATTTCGTCAGGTAATTTTCCAGCCACTGGATCGAAACGATATCCAGGTGGTTTGTCGGCTCATCCAGCAATAGCAAATTGGGCCTGTTCACCAAAATTTTCGCCAGTTCGGCTCTCATTTTCCATCCGCCTGAAAAGGAATTCAGCGATTTATCAAAATCTTCCTTTTGAAATCCCAATCCATCCAGTACGGAAGCGATTTTTTCTTCCCATTGAAATCCATCGTGAATATTGAACAGATCATTGGTTGCATTCAGGTCGTTCAATAATTCCAGGTAAGATTCGGATTCGTAATCTTCACGCGTTGTAAGCTGTTTGTTGATCTCCTCGATGTGTTTTCGGAGGTAATTCAACTGTTCATTGGAAAAAAACAGGTAATCGAAGACGCTTTGTGTGGTATCAATGACAATATCCTGTGTCAGGAAACCTACTTCCAGCCCTTTCTGACGGTGGATCTGGCCATCGGTCGGTTTTTCTGTCTGAGCGATAAGGCGTAACAGCGTGGACTTTCCGGCCCCGTTTTTCCCCACCAAACCAATCCGGTCACCCTGAGTAACCTGGGCTGAACAATCTTCAAATAAATAACCTTGCGGGAAATGCACTCCCAATTTTTCCAAAACAAGCATGTGCAAAGGTATGAAATGTAGGGGCGAAAAATTTTTCGCCCCTACATTTTTTTGAATTTTAAAGCACAAAAGATGCTATTTTTTTTCGCACCACCTGATCCGGTCCTACGTAATCCATTTTAACATTTACGATCGTCCCGGGTCTTCCCTGTCGTAACAACTTCGTTGCTTCATCGGAAATGTGGTTTCCTTTTCCTTTTTCAGGTCTTGGCGCCGTGTTCAGGCTCAATTCCCAGTTCAGGATTGTGAATTTGGCATCCAGTGGACTGTTTTTATACCGTGTAAATAAATTCTTTTCTGCCGGAGAAATTTTCCCGCCTTCTTCCACTGCTCCGAAGAAGAACTCCGGATTCGGAAGTGTCATGATCCGGAACGGGAAAGATCCCAGTTTTACCCGTTTTTTTGAAACCGAGTTTACTCCATAGATATCAATCGTTGCAGTTCTTCCGCTGGTAGTTACTTTCGCAATGTGCTGACTCCCGGATTTGGACAAAGAAACGCCGTTTCCAACCAGGATTGTTTGATCATAACCGGAAGCTACACCTTCCACGATATTGCCGTATCCTTTGTAAAGCACATTCAATTGTGGAAGTGAAACCGTTCCCTGCGGCCTCATAATTTTAATGGTGTGCGACCAGTTCTCCGTTTTTGTTTGCCCGGATTTATTCTTAATGGAAACGGTTCCATTCAGGGTCATTTCGGTTCCCGAGCCTACTTTTGTTTTGATCAGGCCTTTTCCTTCCGTTCCGCGGAAAGAGGTTCCGTTATAAGTTACCGTTGGTTGATTATCCGAATCAAAAGCTGCCATCATGACGTTCAATGCAACTTCATCGCCCGCATTTGCAATTTCCGGCCCGTAAACCAATCCTACGATCCTGTTGAAGGAATATTCCCCGACCGCAACCTTGGTTTTCAAGTGAGACAGAGCCAGCGAGCGCGAAGAAAGAATATCCTGCTGCAGTGAAGACAAAGATGCCAAAGCAGCAACCAGCGGCGCATGATCAAATGTTTGCCCGATCCAATGAACACCTTCCACATCATTTTGGGTAACGCGTTCCGGTTTTGTCAGGTTCATGTAAATAGTCGAAAGGATTTCCTCGTCGTCTCTCAGATTGGCTTTGGAAGATTTAATCATCTGATCCACCTGCTTTTTCAGATCCTGGTTGTTTTTATACGTATTGATAGCCTTCGGATGGATCGAATAGGATTTTTTGCCTTCGTTGTATGTTCCCATGGTCCGAATTAATTTTGAACGGAAACCGTTATAGTCTTCCCAGATTTTCTTTCCTTTTCCCGTCGGATTCTTAATATCGTCTCCAATTAAAATGTACATGGGAACATCGTATTCGTCCTGGGCCTGAACAGCCTTCAGGTTCATCCGTATCGGCCGGCATCCTTCTCCTTTTTGCCAAATAATGGTTTCGTTGTCTTGTGGCTTGACCGTAGAAACCTCTTCTCCCGATTCTTTCAATATTTCTATCTTTACCTGGTCTATTTCCCGGATCATACTTGCTGAAAGCCGGTCCACTTCCTGCATCTGCTTCATCACTTTTTTCAGCTTACGCAATTTCTCAGCATTCTCCTTTGCATCGGTCGAACTGATCTCACTGGATACATCGGAAATAAATTCAGATCCGCGATCTACCTGCATCCCATTCGATTTCTGGGTGTTTTCTTCAATTGCAACGAAAGCATCCAAAATGGTTTTCGATACATTCAATGCCAAAAGCGCGGTCAGTACTAAATACATCATCCCGATCATCTTTTGTCTGGGGGTTTCTTTTCCTCCTGCCATGACTTAAATTTTAAGGTTATACTCATCGAATGTCATTTCTTCGATTAGTAACAGGCAGCATAAAAAAATCCCGGCGATCGCTTACGATGCCGGGATTCTGTTTTCAGTTAAAAATTCCAGACGTCCTGTTCAAAAGTCCGGATACTTTCTATTATGTCTGCGGATTCCTGCAGCGCGTCGACCCCGGTTCGATAACTATCTATTGACCTGTCAAAAACATTGTTTTCCTTGTAGACCGTGCTTGAAAACCTGCGCTTCCAGAACAAATCGTCAAAACTCATCCATTGCGCATCATTTTTCTCATTATACACGTAATAGTTAGTCAACAGATACCTTAAATGCGGGAAATACACCCAGAATTTGGTTTCCAAACCGGCAATCATTGTTTGTCCGTTCGGTGCAGTTTCTTCTTTCAGAACTACGGGTGCAATTCCCAGGATACGGACATCCATCACAGAACGTTCCTTATCGAAAAACCAGTCCTCCTTGATCCGGTATTTGACAATGTCTTTGGAATCGATCCAAAATGTGTCTCTTTCTGCGTAAACAAACTCCTCCACGCCATTTACCCACCGGGTAGAATCTCTTCCGTCCCAGGTTGATAAAATGACATCCGAACCTGGCCCCAACTTGCCTAAATAGTAGAACACTTCGTTTCTGAACACCGAATCGTTGCAATAATTCCCACCGGGTTTCGGAGCAATCGGGTACTTAAACTGGTCTCCGTCCAACATATCAAATTGATAAGGATTGTAAGACGAAAAGATTTTCAGGTCACCCTGGATAATGTGATGCCTCATAATGGTCCACAAAGACCAGCAATTGGTATTTCTCACATATTGTCCGGATGGTGTATGGTGATCGAACGGATAATACAGCGGATGATTGATTTTCTCTCTCAGATCAATTTCCCTCCAAACGCGTTTGCTCCATACCACATCTGCTTCACGAACGTATTCGTAGGGAATCGTTCGCTTGGTTAGAATGTGTTCTTTCACATAGGGATAATCCAGGGTAGGTGTCATGGAAACAAAATCCGTGGATTCACATTGGGCATTTACTTCGTAAATCGCCGCAAAAAACAAGATAAGAGTCAGCTGTAGCTGACGAAGACTGAGGCCCCGTCTTGAGACGGGATGACTAAAGAATGTAACTCTTTTCATGGCTTGGGTTTTTCTGATAGCGTAAAAACCGGCCCTTGGTTACAGTTGTTAGTCAATTAGTTATAAACAAAAACCCCGATCCCGTATATACGGGACCGGGGTCTTTCTTATTTCTCTGATTCAATCAGAAGTTCCAAACGTCGTGTTCGAAATTTCTGATCTCTTCAGTAATCTTCTCAGATTCCATCAGTGCATCTACACCTGTTTTGTAACTGTCAATCTCACGATCGAACACGTTAGTTTCACGATAGATTGTACTTGTAAAGCGACGTTGCCAGAACAAATCATCGAAACTTTGCCACTGTGCGTCGTTCTTGTCATTGTACACGAAGTAGTTTGCAAGAATATAACGGCAGTGCGGGAAATATAACCAGAATTTCTCATCCATTCCGGTAATTGTTTTACCGCCTGTAGGAGATTCTTCTTCTCTGTAAGTTACAGGAGCAATTCCCAAAATACGCACATCCAATACTGATCTTTCTTTATCAAAGAACCAATCTTCTTTAATGCGGTATTGTACAATGTTCTCAGAATCGATCCACATCGTGTCAGCCGGAGGGTATTTGAAAGTAATCGTTCCGTCAGGAAGTGTAATTTCAATCGGATCTCCGAACTCATTTGTCAATGGAACATCACTTTGAGCACCTAATTTTCCTAAATAATAGAAGACCTTGTCGCGGAATAAAGAATCCGTATAGTAATTCTTCCCTGCTTCAGGTACTACCGGATACTTGAACTGATCTCCATCCAACATATCAAACTGATATGGGTTGTAAGGTGAAAACACTTTCAAATCTCCGTTGACAATATGGTGACGCAAGATTGTCCACAAAGACCAACGGCTCGTATTTCTTACATACTGACCAGATGGAGTGTGTTTATCAAACGGTAAATAAATCGGGTGATTCATTTTCTCACGCATATCGATCATACGCCAAACACGATGACTCCAGACTACATCAGCTTCACGAACAAACTCATAAGGAATCATTTTTTTGGTCGGTATATGTTCTGTCATATACACCCCATCAATTACATCCGCCTGAGGAACATTCACTGGTCCACCATTGATTTCCTGCGCGTTCGTTAATAACGAACCAGCAAACAAGGTACTTAATAGAACTAAACGTTTCATGATTGACACTCTATTATTTATTTTATTCATTAAATGGTAAATACACCACTTTTCTTACGTAGGATTCCATCCGGCCCTTTCACTTGCGTCATGAAGCTGATAGTTGATCCTGGTTTTGCTTGTTTCATCAAACTGATACCGTCTGCGTTCAAAGTGTTTCCTGATCCTTTTGCAGGACGTGGAGCACCGGCAACGTTCAATTCCCATGTTTGTACAGAGAATTCTGCTTTCAACGGGCTATCAGCATAGCGTGCAAACAAACGTGTTTCTGCTTTAGAAGCTTTACCACCATCTTCAACTGCTCCGAAGAACAATGTTGGAGGAGGCAAGTTCATTACGCGGAATGTAAATGTTCCCAAAGAAACTGTTTTGTTTGTTACTGAGTTCTTACCGGAGATAGAGATGGTAGCAGTTCTTCCCGCACCGCTCACACGTCCGATGTATTGGTTCCCAGATTTGGATAAAGTAACTCCGTTACCGTTCAAAATTGTCTGATCGTAACCTGAAGCAACTCCTTCAACGATGTTGTTGTATCCTTTGTACAATACATTCAATTCAGGAAGAGAAACCGTTCCCTGTGGCTTCATAATCTTGATTGTATGTGTCCAGTTCTCTGTTTTCTTAACTCCTGATTTGTTTTTGATAGATACAGTACCATTCAATACCATTTCTGCACCTCCTGAAACTTTTGTTTTCAAAGTACCCTGACCACCACCAACAGTGATTGCTCCAGGACCAGTTACTTCAGGTTGGTTATCAGAGTCAAACGCAGCCATCATTACTTTCAATTCAACTTCATCTCCTGTGTTAGCGATCACCGGACCGTAAGCCAAAGGCATGATTTTGTTGAATGAGTACTCACCAGTAGAAACTTTAGATTTCAAGTGAGCAAGTGCATAAGCGCGTGCAGCCAATACATCCTGTTGCATAGAAGTTAAAGATGCAACTGCAGCTACCAATGGAGAGTGGTCAAATGTAGCACCGATCCAGTGGATACCTTCCATGTCGTGCACTTTTACTCTCTCAGGTTTTGTCAAGTTGATATACAAGTCACTCAAAGCCTGGTCATCCTCCATGTGATTCACATTGCTTTTCTTAACCATATCAGTTACCTGCTTCACCAAATCAGCATTGCTTTTGTATGTATTGATTGCTTTTGGTTTGAAAGAGTAAGTTTTTCCTCCTTCCTTGTAAGAACCAACTGTACTAACGATATCCTCACGGAACTTGATGAAATCAGCCCACAACTGTTTTCCTTTACCAGTTGGAGTTTTGATATCTTCACCTACGATCTCATGCATTGGAATATCGTATTGGTCTTTCGCCTG encodes:
- a CDS encoding ABC-F family ATP-binding cassette domain-containing protein, which produces MLVLEKLGVHFPQGYLFEDCSAQVTQGDRIGLVGKNGAGKSTLLRLIAQTEKPTDGQIHRQKGLEVGFLTQDIVIDTTQSVFDYLFFSNEQLNYLRKHIEEINKQLTTREDYESESYLELLNDLNATNDLFNIHDGFQWEEKIASVLDGLGFQKEDFDKSLNSFSGGWKMRAELAKILVNRPNLLLLDEPTNHLDIVSIQWLENYLTKFEGAVIVISHDRLFLDNVTNRTWEISFGKILDFPYAYSKYKELRSEELERLAEAKKQQDKEIKHTQELIDKFRAKKNKAAFAQSLIKKLDRTERIEVESDLVAKMNIFFPLNVQPGKWVLEMEHLGKSYGSKTLFKDISITVGRGEKIALLGPNGVGKSTLFKCLTKEIDFEGKVEYGHNVKITYFAQDQAERLNKNLSVYETVDLVASGEVRKDLRSILGAFLFSGEDIDKKVGVLSGGERTRLALCQLLLSPSNVLILDEPTNHLDIQSKQVLKKALLQYEGTFLIVSHDREFLDGLTNRIWDIEHQTLKIHHFGVYEYLQRKLSMEAAPASVKAENKPAQKAVEEPNGKAQSNEERKELKRKKNQLQNKVKQHEERVQELEKEVKALEDQLATMDFSDSAKTTPVLKAFEEVKSKLDYYSDLWMEAAEELESIQD
- the gldN gene encoding gliding motility protein GldN; its protein translation is MKRLVLLSTLFAGSLLTNAQEINGGPVNVPQADVIDGVYMTEHIPTKKMIPYEFVREADVVWSHRVWRMIDMREKMNHPIYLPFDKHTPSGQYVRNTSRWSLWTILRHHIVNGDLKVFSPYNPYQFDMLDGDQFKYPVVPEAGKNYYTDSLFRDKVFYYLGKLGAQSDVPLTNEFGDPIEITLPDGTITFKYPPADTMWIDSENIVQYRIKEDWFFDKERSVLDVRILGIAPVTYREEESPTGGKTITGMDEKFWLYFPHCRYILANYFVYNDKNDAQWQSFDDLFWQRRFTSTIYRETNVFDREIDSYKTGVDALMESEKITEEIRNFEHDVWNF
- a CDS encoding GldM family protein, whose product is MAGGKETPRQKMIGMMYLVLTALLALNVSKQILDAFVAIEENIQKANIAQIERGDKFKSDVDEELSTTPKNAENAAKREKLQKILGQMDQVNKMSDKLLKSIDAIKLEILEKSGEAVKEYKKDDENTILWEKAAECKPIRMNLMAVQAKDQYDIPMHEIVGEDIKTPTGKGKQLWADFIKFREDIVSTVGSYKEGGKTYSFKPKAINTYKSNADLVKQVTDMVKKSNVNHMEDDQALSDLYINLTKPERVKVHDMEGIHWIGATFDHSPLVAAVASLTSMQQDVLAARAYALAHLKSKVSTGEYSFNKIMPLAYGPVIANTGDEVELKVMMAAFDSDNQPEVTGPGAITVGGGQGTLKTKVSGGAEMVLNGTVSIKNKSGVKKTENWTHTIKIMKPQGTVSLPELNVLYKGYNNIVEGVASGYDQTILNGNGVTLSKSGNQYIGRVSGAGRTATISISGKNSVTNKTVSLGTFTFRVMNLPPPTLFFGAVEDGGKASKAETRLFARYADSPLKAEFSVQTWELNVAGAPRPAKGSGNTLNADGISLMKQAKPGSTISFMTQVKGPDGILRKKSGVFTI
- the gldN gene encoding gliding motility protein GldN codes for the protein MKRVTFFSHPVSRRGLSLRQLQLTLILFFAAIYEVNAQCESTDFVSMTPTLDYPYVKEHILTKRTIPYEYVREADVVWSKRVWREIDLREKINHPLYYPFDHHTPSGQYVRNTNCWSLWTIMRHHIIQGDLKIFSSYNPYQFDMLDGDQFKYPIAPKPGGNYCNDSVFRNEVFYYLGKLGPGSDVILSTWDGRDSTRWVNGVEEFVYAERDTFWIDSKDIVKYRIKEDWFFDKERSVMDVRILGIAPVVLKEETAPNGQTMIAGLETKFWVYFPHLRYLLTNYYVYNEKNDAQWMSFDDLFWKRRFSSTVYKENNVFDRSIDSYRTGVDALQESADIIESIRTFEQDVWNF